In Ostrea edulis chromosome 4, xbOstEdul1.1, whole genome shotgun sequence, a single window of DNA contains:
- the LOC130046254 gene encoding dehydrogenase/reductase SDR family member 11-like, whose amino-acid sequence MERWVGRVALVTGSSVGIGAGITRALVKHGMKVVGCAENVKQIEEIQNELKSEKGQYIPMKCDVTKEDEILAMFERIQTELGGVDIFINNAGLAHCAPLLSGNTADWRHMLEVNVLGLCICTREAFQQMQRNGVEDGHIFLINSMSGHRVVSIPEGHFYSATKHAVSGLLEGIRNELREMKSHIRVTSVSPGLVYTEFPKRMYNSEEKAKAIYSVFKCLEAEDLADAVVYALSAPPHVQIHDIRMRSTEQTS is encoded by the exons ATGGAGCGTTGGGTTGGTCGGGTAGCGCTTGTGACAGGGTCCTCGGTCGGAATTGGGGCTGGAATTACACGAGCTCTTGTTAAGCACGGAATGAAAGTTGTAGGCTGTGCAGAAAACGTCAAACAAATCGAG gaaattcaaaatgaattgaAATCCGAAAAAGGCCAATATATTCCAATGAAATGTGATGTCACAAAAGAGGACGAAATTTTGGCGATGTTTGAGCGGATCCAAACGGAATTAGGAGGCGTAGATATCTTCATTAATAACGCTGGACTAGCGCATTGCGCACCTCTATTATCTGGTAACACTGCTGACTGGAGACATATGTTAGAG GTGAATGTTTTAGGCCTGTGTATTTGTACCAGAGAAGCTTTCCAACAAATGCAGAGAAATGGAGTAGAGGATGGCcatatttttcttattaataG CATGTCTGGACATCGTGTGGTCTCTATTCCGGAAGGGCACTTTTACTCGGCGACAAAACACGCAGTGTCTGGGTTATTGGAGGGAATCAGGAACGAGCTACGAGAGATGAAATCCCACATCCGTGTTACG TCTGTAAGCCCTGGTTTAGTATACACAGAATTCCCCAAAAGAATGTATAACAGTGAAGAAAAGGCAAAAGCTATCTATAGCGTCTTTAAG TGTTTAGAAGCAGAGGACTTGGCTGACGCAGTTGTCTATGCACTGAGTGCACCACCACATGTACAG ATTCATGACATACGCATGAGATCCACTGAACAAACAAGTTAA